The proteins below come from a single Vibrio diazotrophicus genomic window:
- a CDS encoding sensor domain-containing diguanylate cyclase, with translation MLNKLNLRKLILLLCMFSVAITLLNALYSVYRVQRALILNNTMESNWVYAEKMASMTDTFINSAMSQLNFSANNLRDKMGNIQALDREVDRLRLQTNSFNSVVIVDTESTIIAISPETLAMKGVVLTQEPARQSLNARAPLITDPFVSPSGNYITSISHPIYAETGDYLGYISGTLYLDKANILNTILGKHSYRDGSYMYVVDRNGTIIFHPDERRIGQVIKNNAAITAVINGEDGYAEIINSQGIDMLAGYAPVNNSRWGVVVQKPKSNALESLDKQMYDVMLEGLPLGLVTLLLIWGFSVFITRPLRQLANAVTHVENYQSTVSNLTRINAWYFEVKHLRRSFLNAFSIVSNTIDKLHSDTLTDAMTGLLNRRGLDKAIEQFREQNRPFSLLALDIDHFKRVNDTFGHDVGDELIINVGKKMTVQARTQDIVCRSGGEEFVIFLANTDSVQAFDVAERIRRSIEVFDFETVGRVTISIGVSYWQGQTESVHEAIKHADNALYEAKRKGRNRTEMHASQ, from the coding sequence ATGTTGAATAAATTAAATTTAAGAAAATTGATTTTGCTTTTATGCATGTTCAGTGTTGCCATCACGTTACTGAATGCTTTGTATTCGGTGTACCGAGTACAGAGAGCCTTAATACTTAACAATACGATGGAGTCGAACTGGGTCTACGCAGAAAAAATGGCAAGCATGACGGATACTTTCATTAATTCAGCAATGTCACAACTGAATTTCAGTGCTAATAATCTGAGAGATAAGATGGGCAATATTCAAGCATTAGACCGAGAAGTCGACCGTTTGAGATTGCAGACAAACTCTTTTAATTCAGTGGTTATTGTGGATACAGAAAGCACCATCATTGCGATATCGCCAGAGACATTAGCAATGAAAGGCGTGGTCTTAACGCAAGAGCCTGCTCGTCAATCTTTGAATGCCAGAGCGCCTCTCATCACAGACCCTTTTGTATCACCTTCGGGTAATTATATTACCAGCATTTCCCATCCAATTTACGCTGAAACCGGAGACTATCTGGGGTATATCAGTGGTACATTGTATCTTGATAAGGCAAACATCTTAAATACGATTTTAGGTAAACATAGCTATCGTGATGGCTCCTATATGTATGTGGTTGACCGGAACGGGACCATCATTTTCCACCCTGATGAAAGGCGAATTGGACAAGTTATCAAAAATAACGCGGCGATCACTGCCGTTATCAACGGTGAAGATGGGTACGCTGAAATTATCAACTCACAGGGAATTGATATGTTAGCGGGCTATGCCCCTGTTAACAATTCCAGATGGGGTGTGGTGGTACAGAAGCCGAAGAGTAACGCCCTAGAAAGCCTTGATAAACAAATGTATGACGTTATGTTGGAGGGACTACCACTTGGTTTAGTGACGTTGTTGTTGATTTGGGGTTTTTCTGTATTTATTACACGACCGCTAAGACAGCTAGCTAACGCCGTCACTCATGTTGAAAATTATCAATCCACGGTATCAAATTTAACACGAATCAACGCGTGGTATTTTGAAGTTAAGCATTTAAGACGGAGCTTTTTGAATGCCTTTAGTATCGTATCGAATACCATTGATAAGCTACATTCTGACACGTTGACCGATGCCATGACGGGATTACTCAATCGTAGAGGCCTTGATAAAGCGATTGAGCAATTTAGGGAGCAGAATAGGCCATTTTCGTTATTGGCCTTGGACATTGACCATTTTAAGAGGGTCAATGACACCTTCGGTCATGATGTTGGTGACGAGTTAATAATAAATGTGGGTAAAAAAATGACAGTTCAAGCAAGAACCCAAGACATCGTCTGCCGCTCTGGTGGGGAAGAGTTTGTTATTTTCCTTGCTAATACAGATTCCGTGCAAGCCTTTGATGTTGCAGAGCGGATACGTCGTTCTATCGAAGTTTTTGATTTTGAGACTGTTGGTCGTGTGACCATTTCAATTGGTGTTTCTTATTGGCAAGGACAAACGGAATCTGTTCACGAAGCGATAAAACATGCAGACAATGCGTTATATGAAGCTAAGCGTAAAGGCCGAAATCGTACAGAGATGCATGCCTCCCAATGA
- a CDS encoding HD domain-containing phosphohydrolase has protein sequence MKKKLLIVDDEPTNLDVLKQILCDEYTLVFATNGEKALDVAINHLPDLILLDIMMPNVDGYQVCQLLNLNDKTKSIPVIFITAMSDIEDEAKGFDVGAVDYILKPVSAPIVKRRIKNQLSLVKLQQLEQTQHATTCMLGVAGHFNDTDTGVHVWRMSAYARIIAQQIGWDPELVQRLELASPMHDTGKIGIPDEILKAPRQLSAEEWVIMKTHTEIGHQILSMSPNPLFQMASEIALYHHERWDGTGYPRGLAGEDIPECARIVAIADVFDALTMKRVYKAPWTTEDAIQKIIDGSGSHFDPRLVQAFEDSIEKILETKMLWDTKEFDENLASDGSEKHSV, from the coding sequence ATGAAGAAAAAATTACTCATTGTTGATGATGAACCCACCAATCTCGATGTACTGAAACAGATTCTCTGCGACGAATACACGCTCGTTTTCGCTACGAATGGAGAAAAGGCATTAGACGTTGCAATCAACCATCTTCCTGACCTAATACTCTTAGATATCATGATGCCGAATGTCGATGGATATCAGGTCTGCCAACTGCTTAATCTCAATGATAAAACAAAATCCATACCTGTCATTTTCATCACAGCAATGAGCGACATTGAAGATGAGGCTAAAGGGTTTGATGTGGGTGCAGTTGATTATATATTGAAGCCAGTATCGGCTCCTATTGTAAAAAGACGCATTAAAAATCAATTATCATTGGTCAAACTTCAGCAACTTGAACAGACACAACATGCTACGACTTGCATGCTCGGCGTAGCGGGGCATTTCAATGATACCGATACAGGTGTCCATGTATGGAGAATGTCGGCCTACGCACGAATCATTGCACAGCAGATAGGTTGGGATCCAGAACTCGTACAACGCCTTGAACTCGCGTCCCCAATGCACGATACCGGCAAGATAGGCATACCCGATGAAATATTAAAAGCTCCGCGACAACTCTCCGCTGAAGAGTGGGTAATCATGAAAACGCATACCGAAATTGGTCATCAGATACTCAGTATGAGTCCAAATCCTCTCTTTCAAATGGCTTCAGAAATTGCGTTGTACCATCACGAACGATGGGACGGTACGGGTTATCCAAGAGGACTAGCTGGGGAGGATATTCCCGAATGCGCAAGAATTGTCGCGATTGCTGACGTCTTTGACGCTTTAACCATGAAGCGTGTATACAAAGCGCCTTGGACAACTGAAGATGCCATTCAAAAAATCATCGATGGTTCTGGTAGTCATTTTGACCCAAGATTGGTTCAAGCCTTTGAGGACTCAATTGAAAAAATATTGGAAACCAAAATGTTGTGGGATACCAAAGAATTTGACGAGAACTTGGCTTCGGATGGCTCCGAAAAGCACTCGGTTTAA
- a CDS encoding PAS domain S-box protein, protein MNRKVLKNSVGSITIDVKGFIKSFDPIAEDIFGYKFHEVMNQNVSILMPEPYRSHHNDYLHRYLVDNNAHIIGQGRELPAMRKDGSTFPMWLTVNHVKIDTTSLFIGSIFDLSAQKETERELSRSEEFSRAVLDTAVNPIITIDAKGNIKSFNKSAETFLGYLEQDVVGKNVNILMPEPYHSMHDGYLSNYLSSGSPKIIGTGREVLARRKDGRQVPIHLSVGEMNMGEEKMFVGIMTDISEQKAVEQELLHHREKLEELVSIATKEVEAIIETAANGIFTMDKNGIIMVFNPLAQELFGWQEHDIVGRHFSTLFAGDCETDSLLALNNAAISDRQKGLEVTAKNKQGRLFPAFIAIGHQEFKNGHHLFVAFIRDITEQKRKEAELKLAKESAEKAAKVKSAFLANMSHEIRTPMNAIIGFSDIIKQSKELSPQLSEYMDIIVSSSKSLLSLIDDILDVSKLESGHYTLDNVCFHLPNAVADSMKMLHHKASEKGLSFSIHYDTRLPKRFIGDPNRLRQILVNLVGNAIKFTEKGTVSINILKGDKQEELLFSITDTGIGMTEEQINVVFDSFVQADSSISRRFGGTGLGTTICKQLVEMMAGKIWVRSELGKGTKVSFTCRLPVSEKNIECLYDELTSDKLSDYISPRVFRILVAEDIPENATLVMLRLEQQGHSVVWAKNGIEAIDLFKQNSFDLILMDVMMPVMDGLDATRHIRQLEINSSDKIPIIALTASVFNEEYEKCMASGMDCIEAKPIDFNHLLMTIEQCVAAHKGKSHTKMTIEPTIESTIDFSVVGSVADVSAALRNWRDPLTYAQALQSFASTHADDTKRLTQLIKDNNDTDAYLLTHALKGVSGNLMLLDVASSCIHINHELKGNNRSKLTDKLKSLDVFLLKAVNAINKLQIASPQDVQLKTYNQTAVFALLEQFQQSLELLNPDDVEPVLKELEQYLGAKMLSPIKQEVLRYDFDAALEKVQELQAHLLNDLE, encoded by the coding sequence ATGAATCGTAAAGTTCTAAAGAACTCGGTTGGCAGCATAACAATTGATGTAAAAGGCTTTATAAAATCTTTTGACCCGATTGCGGAAGATATTTTTGGTTATAAATTCCATGAAGTCATGAACCAAAATGTATCAATTCTTATGCCAGAGCCTTACCGTTCTCATCACAACGATTATCTGCACCGATATCTAGTAGATAATAATGCTCACATTATCGGACAAGGCAGAGAACTTCCCGCGATGAGAAAAGATGGGAGCACATTTCCCATGTGGTTAACCGTTAATCACGTAAAGATTGACACCACGAGCCTCTTTATTGGTTCCATTTTTGACTTAAGTGCACAGAAAGAAACCGAACGTGAACTGAGTCGAAGTGAAGAATTCTCGCGAGCAGTATTAGATACAGCAGTAAACCCTATCATTACCATTGATGCTAAAGGGAACATCAAGTCATTCAACAAGTCAGCGGAAACCTTTCTCGGTTATTTAGAACAAGACGTTGTTGGTAAGAATGTGAATATTCTGATGCCAGAACCCTATCACTCTATGCATGATGGCTACCTATCAAACTATCTAAGCAGCGGGTCACCCAAAATCATTGGTACTGGACGTGAAGTTCTAGCAAGACGAAAAGACGGTAGACAAGTTCCTATTCATTTATCTGTTGGGGAAATGAATATGGGAGAGGAGAAAATGTTTGTTGGGATCATGACGGACATTTCCGAACAAAAAGCAGTAGAGCAAGAACTTCTCCACCATAGAGAGAAGCTTGAGGAGTTAGTGAGCATAGCAACCAAGGAAGTGGAAGCGATCATTGAAACTGCAGCAAATGGCATTTTTACCATGGATAAGAATGGCATCATAATGGTCTTCAACCCACTGGCTCAGGAACTTTTTGGATGGCAAGAACACGATATTGTTGGACGTCATTTCAGTACTCTTTTTGCTGGGGACTGCGAGACCGACAGTTTACTCGCATTGAATAATGCAGCGATCAGCGATCGGCAAAAAGGATTAGAAGTCACAGCCAAAAACAAACAAGGAAGACTATTCCCAGCGTTTATTGCTATTGGTCATCAAGAGTTTAAAAACGGTCATCATCTCTTCGTCGCATTCATTCGAGACATTACTGAGCAAAAGCGTAAGGAAGCCGAACTTAAACTTGCCAAAGAATCAGCAGAAAAAGCAGCAAAAGTAAAATCGGCCTTTCTCGCCAATATGAGCCATGAAATCCGTACGCCGATGAATGCCATTATCGGCTTTTCAGACATCATTAAACAGTCCAAAGAACTAAGCCCTCAGCTTTCTGAATACATGGATATTATTGTCTCTTCATCAAAATCGTTACTTTCTTTGATTGACGATATTTTAGATGTATCAAAGTTAGAAAGTGGGCACTACACCTTAGACAATGTTTGTTTCCACTTACCCAATGCTGTCGCAGACTCAATGAAGATGTTGCATCACAAAGCTTCAGAGAAAGGACTCTCCTTCAGTATTCACTATGACACTAGACTGCCTAAACGCTTCATCGGTGACCCAAATCGCCTACGACAGATACTAGTTAACTTAGTCGGAAATGCCATTAAGTTCACAGAGAAAGGAACTGTCTCAATAAATATTTTGAAGGGAGATAAACAGGAAGAGCTATTATTTTCGATTACGGATACGGGGATTGGTATGACAGAAGAGCAGATAAACGTTGTCTTCGACTCTTTTGTTCAAGCTGACAGTTCAATTAGCCGGCGTTTTGGTGGTACAGGTTTAGGAACAACCATCTGTAAACAACTTGTTGAGATGATGGCTGGAAAAATTTGGGTTCGAAGTGAATTGGGAAAAGGTACGAAAGTTTCCTTTACCTGCCGATTACCCGTCTCTGAAAAAAATATCGAGTGTCTCTACGACGAACTTACGTCCGATAAGCTCTCAGATTACATTTCTCCAAGAGTATTTCGCATTCTTGTCGCCGAGGACATACCAGAGAATGCCACTTTAGTTATGTTAAGACTTGAGCAACAAGGACATTCCGTCGTTTGGGCTAAAAACGGCATTGAGGCTATCGATTTGTTCAAACAGAATTCTTTCGATCTCATACTGATGGATGTGATGATGCCCGTAATGGATGGACTGGATGCAACTCGCCATATTCGACAACTCGAAATCAATTCATCAGACAAAATCCCAATTATTGCGCTTACCGCTAGTGTCTTTAATGAAGAATACGAAAAATGCATGGCGTCCGGCATGGACTGTATCGAAGCGAAACCTATCGATTTCAATCATCTTTTGATGACCATAGAACAATGTGTTGCCGCACACAAAGGGAAAAGTCATACAAAAATGACCATTGAACCGACGATAGAATCGACCATCGATTTCTCTGTGGTCGGGTCTGTTGCCGATGTCAGTGCGGCACTTAGAAACTGGCGAGACCCGCTTACTTACGCACAAGCTCTCCAATCATTTGCTTCAACACATGCTGATGATACAAAGCGATTAACTCAATTGATTAAAGACAACAACGACACGGATGCTTACCTGCTCACCCATGCACTAAAAGGCGTGTCAGGAAATCTGATGTTGCTTGATGTGGCATCTAGCTGTATTCATATCAACCACGAACTCAAAGGCAATAACCGTTCAAAGCTAACGGACAAATTGAAGAGTCTTGATGTCTTTTTGCTAAAAGCAGTCAATGCTATCAATAAATTGCAAATTGCATCTCCACAAGATGTGCAATTGAAAACGTATAACCAAACTGCCGTTTTTGCCCTTTTGGAGCAGTTCCAGCAATCTCTTGAACTGCTCAATCCAGACGATGTTGAACCTGTTTTGAAAGAACTGGAACAATATTTGGGTGCTAAAATGTTGTCCCCTATAAAACAAGAAGTTCTCAGATATGATTTTGATGCTGCTTTAGAAAAAGTTCAGGAACTACAAGCTCATCTACTCAACGACTTGGAATAG
- a CDS encoding TolC family outer membrane protein: MRFKTIVLGCLLASPIVNAMTLEESVALALDSSPDLLAKYSRFQSMRKDSDAVGGSYLPQVNLYAAAGYEGTRYSNGNYIDSEDRILDRTELGIKISQLLFDGFATTSDIERLDLEAEAARLSLLSSAENIALETVKVYVDVLHAEELLELTKRNLREHQEIYQLILDKKEKGLTSNSDLAQIASRVATAQSSLIASQNNLNDAKTKYLRLVGKAPKDIIEPVFDARLIPPNVDIAKQQATDGHPSIKSAINDLNAARKEIDREKGGYYPELKLELSANKTDNVDNIEGINEDAKIMLTLNYDIFSGFTTNSRVESSAWRAEEARAVRLQAQLDAEEGTQLAWNAYELLEQQKNILKTNVDAAKIAELGYIQQFNVGRRSLLDVLDAKVETFAARRNYVRTKYDRLVAAYRLFNAMGTLTYALRVEYPEEWQEKGNE, encoded by the coding sequence ATGCGTTTTAAAACAATAGTTTTGGGATGTTTGCTGGCTAGTCCCATTGTAAATGCAATGACGCTTGAAGAATCTGTAGCACTTGCTCTGGATAGCTCACCGGACTTACTTGCCAAATATTCCCGTTTCCAATCGATGCGTAAAGACAGCGATGCCGTGGGTGGGAGCTATTTACCTCAAGTAAATCTATATGCCGCTGCTGGTTATGAAGGAACTCGTTATAGCAATGGCAACTATATTGATAGCGAAGATCGGATTCTGGATAGAACCGAACTGGGTATAAAAATCTCACAACTGTTGTTTGATGGTTTTGCTACGACATCGGACATTGAAAGACTTGACTTAGAAGCTGAGGCCGCAAGGCTGAGTTTATTATCTTCTGCCGAAAATATCGCCTTGGAAACTGTGAAGGTTTACGTTGATGTTTTGCACGCCGAAGAACTTTTGGAACTGACAAAGAGAAACCTACGAGAGCATCAGGAAATATACCAGTTAATCTTGGACAAAAAAGAGAAAGGGTTGACCAGTAATTCTGATTTAGCACAGATTGCTTCTCGAGTCGCGACAGCTCAATCGTCACTCATCGCTTCTCAAAACAATCTTAATGATGCAAAGACCAAATACTTGCGTTTAGTTGGTAAAGCACCAAAAGATATCATTGAGCCCGTATTTGATGCCCGTCTAATCCCTCCAAATGTCGACATAGCGAAACAACAGGCGACAGATGGGCATCCGTCTATTAAGTCAGCTATCAATGATTTGAACGCTGCTCGAAAAGAAATTGACCGAGAAAAAGGTGGTTACTATCCCGAGCTAAAACTCGAACTATCCGCTAACAAAACGGACAATGTAGATAACATCGAAGGAATTAATGAAGATGCCAAGATAATGCTGACACTTAACTACGATATTTTTAGTGGATTTACGACTAATTCAAGAGTGGAATCTTCCGCTTGGCGTGCTGAAGAAGCTCGAGCTGTGCGTCTTCAGGCTCAGTTGGATGCAGAAGAAGGTACCCAACTGGCGTGGAATGCCTACGAATTGTTAGAACAGCAGAAAAACATCTTAAAAACTAACGTAGATGCAGCAAAAATTGCAGAGCTCGGTTACATCCAGCAATTTAATGTAGGTCGAAGAAGTCTGCTTGATGTACTGGATGCCAAAGTCGAAACATTCGCAGCTCGACGAAATTATGTGCGAACTAAATACGACCGATTAGTGGCGGCATATCGTTTATTTAACGCGATGGGTACATTGACTTACGCTCTAAGAGTTGAATATCCAGAGGAATGGCAGGAGAAAGGCAATGAGTAA
- a CDS encoding OmpA family protein — MSKFHYLFLMSLLLLGCAQQPDVRTTRHQLDDLSDQDKDGVINQRDLCADTPEGVLVDSQGCADWHTTQSLNVVSFFFDMDKSDIKSEHQTPLKELLELLASNPESIAILIGDTSPEATLDYNRELAKRRTHVIRGLLVENGVDPQRIEEQEFTQITSLTSQLKERHRRTIAVVEVSTMSVKPSWTIFSSDTVLNPGSAVEVQDEN; from the coding sequence ATGAGTAAATTCCATTATTTATTTCTGATGTCTCTCTTGCTTCTAGGTTGTGCACAACAACCAGATGTGCGAACCACCCGACATCAGTTGGATGATTTATCCGATCAAGATAAAGATGGCGTGATTAATCAAAGGGATTTGTGCGCGGATACCCCTGAAGGCGTCTTAGTTGATAGTCAGGGATGTGCAGATTGGCATACGACACAAAGTTTAAATGTGGTTAGTTTCTTCTTCGACATGGACAAGTCTGATATTAAGTCTGAGCATCAAACACCATTGAAAGAGTTATTGGAACTTTTGGCGTCCAATCCTGAATCTATAGCTATCCTAATCGGTGATACCAGTCCTGAAGCGACTTTGGACTACAATCGGGAACTTGCAAAGAGACGCACTCACGTAATCAGGGGGTTACTTGTTGAAAATGGAGTTGATCCCCAAAGAATTGAGGAGCAAGAATTTACTCAAATAACGTCGTTGACCTCACAGTTGAAAGAGCGGCATCGCCGAACGATCGCTGTGGTAGAGGTGAGTACTATGAGCGTTAAGCCTTCGTGGACAATCTTTAGCTCTGATACTGTTCTCAACCCAGGATCGGCAGTGGAGGTTCAAGATGAAAATTAA
- a CDS encoding EAL and HDOD domain-containing protein → MFSYVARQPIFDRNLDIYGYELLYRDGPSNAFPNGMTYGITERLFVEQHLTYQGVLLDQKLGFVNFDYDDLINELPLEFPNDQYIVEVLETCQPDADLLHALQSLKANDYIVALDDFCFSDKRWSPFIDVADIIKFDIRACPLNQIKHFAIELKQRNKKLLAEKVETYEEYEEAKGLGFDLFQGYFFSKPQLIKHNKLDEVFKANIELLQEITKTEFSVDTIEKIIAKSPSLTIRLFNYVNSQVSVRAEISSINQAVSYLGKERLKRFSSHLIISMCPKNKPKSLFLSSLYRAHLLQTLALEFHGGAETGKAYITGMLSLIDALMDMQMPVILSSLNLNRDITDAILEYKGDLGELLLLVKSLEEGNWSYVDKFQSNHNKISPSMSKRFINTIAYVNKNLD, encoded by the coding sequence ATGTTCAGTTATGTAGCAAGGCAGCCCATTTTTGACAGAAATTTAGACATTTATGGTTATGAATTACTTTATCGTGATGGACCAAGTAATGCATTTCCGAATGGGATGACCTATGGCATCACCGAACGCCTATTTGTTGAACAGCATTTGACTTATCAAGGGGTATTACTCGATCAAAAATTGGGGTTTGTGAACTTTGATTACGATGATCTAATTAATGAACTGCCGTTAGAGTTCCCAAACGACCAGTATATCGTTGAGGTATTGGAAACCTGTCAGCCTGACGCAGATCTTTTGCATGCTTTACAATCTCTTAAAGCGAATGATTACATTGTTGCACTCGATGACTTCTGTTTTAGTGATAAACGTTGGAGTCCGTTTATTGACGTTGCAGATATCATAAAGTTCGATATACGAGCCTGCCCGTTAAACCAAATTAAACATTTTGCCATTGAGTTGAAACAGCGCAATAAAAAGTTATTAGCAGAAAAAGTTGAAACGTATGAAGAATATGAAGAAGCCAAGGGGTTAGGCTTTGATCTCTTTCAAGGCTATTTTTTCTCTAAACCGCAATTAATCAAACACAATAAACTCGATGAAGTGTTCAAAGCAAACATAGAGCTTCTGCAAGAAATCACTAAGACAGAGTTTTCTGTCGACACCATTGAAAAAATTATCGCTAAGAGTCCATCCCTAACAATTCGATTGTTCAACTATGTCAATAGTCAAGTTTCTGTACGTGCAGAAATCAGTTCAATTAATCAAGCAGTGAGTTATCTAGGTAAAGAAAGGCTCAAGCGATTTTCATCGCATCTGATTATATCTATGTGCCCGAAGAACAAGCCAAAATCATTGTTTCTTAGCTCATTATATCGTGCACATCTTCTTCAAACGTTAGCGTTGGAATTCCATGGAGGAGCTGAAACCGGAAAAGCATATATCACAGGTATGTTGTCGCTTATCGATGCGTTAATGGACATGCAGATGCCCGTGATTCTCTCCAGTTTAAACTTGAACCGAGACATCACTGACGCTATTTTGGAGTACAAAGGTGATCTCGGTGAATTGTTATTATTGGTTAAATCCTTAGAAGAAGGTAATTGGAGCTATGTAGACAAGTTTCAGTCGAACCACAACAAAATTTCGCCGTCAATGTCAAAACGATTTATCAATACGATTGCTTATGTAAATAAGAATTTGGATTGA
- a CDS encoding substrate-binding domain-containing protein, which produces MKIKRISLCLFALIPFFVFAEESPSNDKAIIGAESYISDLANQLVSEQGIDAEIYGSEDIPGDMLLGRYKIGITSKKWTDLEVAKFYNLKGYRPTQLYLTADVVAILINQDNPNTSMTVGQIGKVFGCNEDITPAKWPREIKSASEQYVLPFAVSDEFNIHQRFSDWVECSKGTYSLTQFVADEDDLLDKLGSEAASMVYVTYNDKWKDSKILSIIDRFGDLQEANIETIYSGRYPLSSVYYMYVDLPPYRNELSQSEQRVLEFTITPSHTETLNQYGFLRLPEEAIHRNKIALKLDEPLISGGYK; this is translated from the coding sequence ATGAAAATTAAACGTATAAGTTTGTGTCTGTTTGCTTTGATACCCTTTTTTGTCTTCGCTGAAGAGTCGCCCTCCAACGATAAAGCTATTATCGGTGCTGAAAGCTATATCTCCGATTTAGCTAACCAACTGGTGAGTGAGCAGGGTATTGATGCAGAAATATATGGCAGTGAGGATATTCCGGGGGACATGCTTTTGGGGCGATACAAAATTGGCATCACCTCAAAAAAATGGACGGATTTAGAAGTCGCAAAGTTTTACAACCTGAAAGGATACCGTCCTACCCAGCTTTATCTAACTGCTGATGTTGTCGCCATCTTGATCAATCAGGATAACCCGAATACTTCAATGACAGTTGGTCAGATTGGTAAGGTTTTTGGCTGTAATGAAGATATAACTCCGGCTAAATGGCCTCGAGAAATCAAGAGTGCAAGTGAGCAGTATGTCCTTCCATTTGCAGTCTCTGATGAGTTTAACATTCATCAGAGGTTTAGTGATTGGGTGGAATGTTCAAAAGGGACTTACTCTTTAACTCAGTTTGTTGCTGATGAAGATGATTTGCTTGATAAGTTAGGCAGTGAAGCTGCATCCATGGTTTATGTAACCTATAACGATAAGTGGAAAGACAGTAAGATACTTTCTATCATCGACAGATTTGGTGATTTACAAGAGGCGAACATCGAAACCATTTATTCAGGAAGATATCCTCTATCAAGTGTCTACTACATGTACGTAGACTTACCTCCATACCGAAATGAGTTGAGTCAAAGCGAACAACGCGTCTTAGAATTTACGATTACCCCAAGTCATACTGAAACGCTGAATCAGTATGGATTTTTAAGGCTTCCTGAAGAAGCTATTCATCGAAACAAAATAGCATTGAAGTTGGATGAGCCATTAATATCAGGAGGGTACAAATGA